The window CTCAATGAAAAGATGTTCTGCTGCTTCCATACTGCCCATGGTAGATATTGCAGCCTGTTCTTCTGCAAATGCAAAAGCACATTAATTTTCTGAATGGTGCATACGTTCTTTTCCTTTCCCTGGACTGGTATGTAATTTTGAGTTGCTGCCTTTGTGGAAATTTCAGCTCCTGCAAGCTTTAGGAAAGGCTCATGTTCCACATTTACAATGGAAGGTTCATGACTTCTCAGCGCTACTTGAGACAGGAGCCAAGTCAGCAAAATCTGCTCATTTTCACTGCTCCGGGTATAAATGGTATGTATCTTAACTGCAGAAGGATTTTTTACacaattactccctccgttcctaaatataagtctttttagatatatttcaataagaattacatacggatgtatatagacatattttagagtgtagattcactcattttgcccCGTATATTAGTCCgcattgaaatctctaaaaagacttaaatttaggaacggagggagtactatgtgtTACATGCAAATATGATGCTTCTCAGTCTAGCATTATTACTAAACCTTTCATTTTGTTTTTAGTAGACAGAATTGCTATCTGTATATCCATATGCAATACTAATTTAGGACCCAAAAAACACTAATATAGGATGTGAATTGCTCTGGCTAATCATGCTTCTGTGAAGTCAAATTGTCAATCATAATAATTCCATTAACAAACATTTTGGTAGGATGCATGAAGTGAAGAAATCAGATTTCATTCTTACTTCAGTTATGACTACTTCTAGACTGATCATGTTTTTACTTTTTTTTTGTCCATCAATTGATTTACCAGGTTCCTGAAAGTGACACCACCAATGCATAATAAACCTGGCGCTGAAACTCCATATGTTGGTCTTTCTCTTAAGCTAGGCCGGACAACCCTGAAGCCGGGTGACACGGTAAATGCCGTGTTTGAGTTATCAGTATACAATCATGCAAAGAAGATATACTGTGGACGCAAAGGTATTTTTTAATTGCTTCTTTGTGCACGTCCAACCTATTACAGTTGGGATTCCCTTCCCTAGTCCTTTGTGACTATGCTATATAAGTTTGAGCTATAATTCTATATTGGGATTTACATTGAACAATGGTACCAACATGGGATTCACTATATTGCTGCCATGTTTGCATATATGCGTAAAGGGTGTGAACGGAGGTTATACATTGTTTGGGGTATGTGCAGCTTACATGCAAGTTTTCACTCACTAATCTTCTAATCTTTAACTGAATGCAGCTAGCCACAATTTTGATTTGAACAATACATGCTCAAAGGATGAATGTTTGATTCCTCTTCAGAAGCTACTAAAATCATCTGCTTTTCTAGTTGATGATAGCTGTGTCTTTGGTGTTAAGATATTAAAAATTAAAGTATGTTCTCCTGAAAAGAAGGCTGTTATGGTTCTGAAGAAGGCTACCACACTTCAAAACCTTTTTATCCAGAAGAAAGGGCTCATCAAAGGGACCTACACCTGGACCATGGACAACTACCATGAATTGGACTTGAAGCGCTATGTTTGTTCTCCTACATTTGAAGTTGGTGGACATAAATGGTACTCATATCTTCCATCAGTTACATATAAATGGTTTTTATTAATAATGTGCATGCAACATTAGCCCATTTATCATAAATGTACCATGCCATGTTACATTACTAATTTCGTAGTGGCCGGAAGTACTTCTCCAGTGCTCTATGCCAACATACATTAGGGACACCCAGATGTCTGTGCAACACAAGTTCCATTGTAACTTCAGATATTCCAACTGAATATCTTAGCCTAATTTCCACGAAAGGAACCAATCAACTCTTGTTCTAGTATATTTAGAGACACCCAGAAACACACTCTGATGCATGACCTAACGAGTTACTGAATATTCAGTCTGCAAACTCGATGATTATGTTTTGATTGCCACTCTACATGTCTGTCAACAGGCATGTTGGCATGTATCCGCATGGTTGCAGACACATCACCGGCCACATCTCCTTGTTCTTATACCTGGAGTCCTCGGATAAGCTCTGTGACGAGTCCGGGAAGGTAGTTGAATTGACTCTATCCATCCTAGACCAAAAGAACGGGAAACACTCCACCATCACTTCAGGTTCAGCTCTCCTTAGCAACTATCAGTGACGACTATAATTTGCTACCTCCTGATTTCAGTTGATCTTACTTTTCTGGTGATCGCAGGTCTCTCGGTGTTTGGAGGTGATAGCAGCTGGGGATGGCCCAAGTTCCTTACAGTCAATAGATTCAAGGATCCGTCTCGAGGCTATGTCCTAGGATCGAGATGCCTTGTCAAGGCAGATTTCACTATTGTTGGCTCCAATGATGGCTAGATCTTTAGCTCATGGCCCTTGCAtcctactactccctccgttccaaattactcgtcgcagaaatggatgtatctagaactaaaatacatctagatacatccatacctgcgacaagtaattcggaacggagggagtacttgctaGTATTGTGTCATATACTTGTTAAGTTTTTGCCATATTGTTTTGGTAGCAGTGCTAACACGACCATCATATGGTGCTAACGACAAACTTAGCACTGTAAGTTGAGAACATGTTAGTTTTATTTCAGGCAGTGTGATGTTAGAAACTACTTCAATACGGATGATGCAATTATTTCGGTTGGCTTATTATCTCGCTAGTACAATTTAAGTTTCTACCATCTCTCCTCACGCCCTGGTCGGCCAAATAGATTTTGGTGTTGGTGCTGTTATTGGAAGAGACATAGGCTTGCTTGTTTGCAAGATAAGTTCAGAGATTGACACTTGTTGTTACATGAACGAGGAATTTAATCATAATATCAGCTACAACTGGAGATGTACAGATTGAATGCTGGAACTCGCCATGGTTGTTACATGGACATGGTAACAAACCAGATGCAAAGCAACAGTAAACAATTGCGTCGACGCTTTTGATTTTCCTTTTCAGATGAGATGCATTGACGGTTTGAGGCACACCTGAAATTTGAatggtcggggggggggggcacctgAATATAACAAGGAAATAAAATTTTGCAAGTGGAAGAGACATGGCTGCAATTTTAAGCATTCCCTATGCTCATCAATCAGTTTAATTCATTTCCTTTGCAAGAAATTCACAAGACATTCAAGCACGAGTTGGTAATTACAAAGTTTGTCAGTACTAAGATCAACGATCAAATATTTCACATCCATAGCATGCCATAAGGAAAATTGATGAATATTACATCTGAAACAAAAGAAACCATCCTAGCTCATTGTATTTCAGATACAGATTTACATAGGTATCTCCCCTAATGTTGTACTTTTCCTTATGCCGATCTAGCAATGCTGGCCTCTGCCCGGGCGGTAAACTCTGCCGCCATGCTCCGCGGTGTGCATTCTTCCCTTGCATTTCTTCAAGTGTTAAACTTGGCATGAGAATTCTTCGGCGATCCTTCATCTCTTCCCTAATCTGGGTGCTAACTTGCCATCATGCTCTATCACGCTCATGTCTGGCTTTCCTTTGCTCTTGTGTAAGGCTAGCATCGCAAGCAGAATCATAGGAACATTTTCTTCGACTCCATGGGATAATAAATACTCCCTTCATTCCCCAATAAAAGGTACTAGAGGGGTTGGCACACTCTGCTGCGCCCATGCATCACGCCAATGATTAAGCTTGTATCAAAATGGCTTTTTGCACTATAGtatttgtaagtgcatctagtgccatcCCTAATTGGTTTTGGactattgacgacaaacttggttgagggactaatgtgtttgtgagaattgcaggataacacaggtagtagtcccttattgattcggtttatctaccagagatgacccctaaaaatatGTGAAGACATTAAAGACAATGGTGGTTCATGAAGACATTTAtgatgaagattatgacatgtgaagacattcacttgaagactatggagtgcgaagacatagttgtttcgtagttttgttttcttctttattgagtcataggaaccaccgtactgttaagtggggtccaagtgaacaaaatcagaatgactgatgtgatgctcaaccaaaatcctatgtcttcgaggaagacaatgagagcaaatcttatccagagctggatgagtcagctttgcttgtagcccaagtcaagctgccgcgtgtgtttgaaatccgaccgttggacacgtgtcggttccttagtgacccggggtcatttcggacatatcatgttgggttgcctcctggctataaatagcccaccccctacatcataaattggtggctgctcagagttagtgcacgacttttgtcatttgagagcaacccacctccgaagcctttgagagagatccttgcgaggacaacgcccaaaacacccagagccaaagagtgttaggcatcactaaagtctttctgtccgcgtgacctgaagacttgttacacttgaggactgtgaatcctccagccggttaggcgtcgcattctgagcatccaagagccattgtggatcgccggtgaacgaagtctgtgaaggtttggaactctaccttgaagacttaccagagtgattgggcgaggactgggtgtccttagctcaaggggaataaggtgaagacgcggtcttctgagttcaatctcagcctccctaaccagacgtacagttgtcacagcaactggagctggtctaccaaatccttgtcttcaccaagcaactggttctatccccaACTTCCTTTACTtttcagtttgtcttcgtgaagtcattgcttgtgtgtctgatctgattgacttcactgtgtgaagactattacctgtttggcttcatactgccTTCCATTCTGATCCAttctacctagctgctgatagtcttcgtacTTGCATTgtattgcttacttgactatggcttgtctagtgtagtctatcttctgctgcatatcaataggttcattccatctgtttgtcttcaaagacctcatgttttgaagactttcataaaaaccacctattcaccccccctccagtcgataactagcacttttaattggtatcagagcaaggtgctcccttgttctgtgtgattcggtttaaccacctggagttttagctatgtcgactgcagggataatcaaggtGTCCGCTGCGTGCCcagtcttcgatggcactgattaccctactggaagaataagatgcgcatgcatcttgaagccattgacgtcaacctctggtatgtcgtcaagacatgcgttcccaaggtcggtgaaggtgtcaccgtTGTTGATGTCAAGAGGTTCGCTCAACTGGACTCGACCGCCAAGAACATCAtttgtggtcatctgaccaaatgacagtatggccgtgtgagtgcactggaaactgcgaagctagtctgggactggctgtccaaggtcaacgaaggtgTCTCTACTCAGAGAGACTCGaggattgatgttcttcgcaacctcttcaaccgcttcaagagaaacgacaatgagaatgtccagctcacatttgatcgcctcactgatatcacaaatgagcttcgtgctcttgGCGCCACTGGGATCACCAAGCACGAAATTGTGAAGAAGcttctgagatcacttgacagctcatttgacaccctagccctgatgatacaagaacgtccTGACTTCAAAGATCttgatccgtctgacatacttgagaggctcaacacacatgagttccagctatctgagaagagagatatctatggccccaactatggccgaactcgtgcCTTGAAGGCAAAGGCTGTTTCATCATCTggagaagaatctgactgcaattctgaggatcctgaagacattggaaaggggCTAGTTATGctcgtgaagaagttccagaagttctccaagaagaatcgcttcggaaagtcttcaagatccagctcaagaaatgatgaggcttccactcgtgaccacaagaagagaacatgccacagatgcaagaagccaggacactacatctctgagtgtcctcaatgggacaaggaatctaagaagaagaagaagaagaagaagaagaagaagaagaagagcaaggaatatgattctgacgacaagaagaagaaggaatcttcaaagtcttcttcaaagtcttcgtctcacaagaagagctcatccagcaaggctcgtgcatttgttggcaaggagatggattcagatgaggagtctgcttctgaggaggcggaggtggagcctgaggaggagtctgattcaggagtggcaagcctggctctagcttcggcattcgtcgccaagtccatcttcaacactgaagacaatggtcaCGTCACCAACGCTGAAGTCGAGGATGAGGACGACTCTGCTCtgacctattgcttcatggcacgaggtgccaagggacaggtctccagccggaaatcaaaggcttcAGGCACTAATGCtagggacctaaaacatcttgtgggacggAAGATAAAGTGCCAaaatggtctcactatgtatttcGTCCCAGGGTTTCTTGACAATCGTCCTATCTACCCTAACAAAGATATGAACTTTGATAGtatgcttgttcgtcaaatgtttatgcttcacactTCTGTttgtgaagcctatccccctaactgcatTGTAGGGTACGGCTCCGAAGGCTacggatgcactaaccacatgactggtaatcgaagtcttcttatggattcaaccctacgtccgtctgacaaaagtcacatcacatttgctgacactggtaaaagcaaggtattgggcctagttagagttgcaatctcaaaggatcaacacatggataaagtgatgcttgttaaatcccttggtttcaacttaatgtctgtctcaatgctttgtgatctgcacatgattgtgatatttggaaagtatcgttgccttgtgcttatggaatctgacaaatctctagtcttctAAGGGTATCAAAGAGacgatctgtatatggtagatttctccgcaggaccacagcttgccgtatgtcttctagcaaaagcttcagagtgctggctttGGCATCAGAGGCTAGGGCAtgcgggcatgaggaacttgcacactctcgcgaagaagaagcatgtcattggcatcgagggcgtcaagttgaagaag is drawn from Aegilops tauschii subsp. strangulata cultivar AL8/78 chromosome 1, Aet v6.0, whole genome shotgun sequence and contains these coding sequences:
- the LOC109740965 gene encoding uncharacterized protein, translated to MAVSTSLALSQRLSLGSVFKKSSRYAAENEVIVIAIIFSTLLQALGKAHVPHLQWKVHDFSALLETGAKSAKSAHFHCSGYKWFLKVTPPMHNKPGAETPYVGLSLKLGRTTLKPGDTVNAVFELSVYNHAKKIYCGRKASHNFDLNNTCSKDECLIPLQKLLKSSAFLVDDSCVFGVKILKIKVCSPEKKAVMVLKKATTLQNLFIQKKGLIKGTYTWTMDNYHELDLKRYVCSPTFEVGGHKWYSYLPSVTYKWFLLIMCMQH